A window of Desulfopila inferna contains these coding sequences:
- a CDS encoding dihydroorotate dehydrogenase-like protein encodes MKDLSTNYLGLRLKNPLIVGSCGLTGSVDKISELADNNAGAIVLKSLFEEQILAELHQNIESYNTDYPEAFDYVKGYTRDNAVSAYLDLLSGAKQKTQIPIIASINCVSDSEWVSFAKSVENAGADALEINISLLPSQSHKRSVEYEKVYFDVLEKVAALISIPIALKMSRYSSSLANLVARLSWTGKVAGFVLFNRYYRPDFDIENLTVRSAPVFSTPEELATPLRWIALLSNRVGQDFAASTGVHDSAGLIKQLLAGAKAVQVVSSIYTNGAPHITEILKGLEEWMDRKTFNTINDFRGMLSYQDDNDSSGLQRIQFMKNFAGIE; translated from the coding sequence ATGAAAGATCTGTCAACGAATTATCTCGGATTGCGTTTGAAAAATCCTCTTATCGTAGGTAGTTGTGGGCTTACCGGTTCCGTTGATAAAATTAGCGAACTGGCCGATAACAATGCCGGCGCAATTGTCTTGAAATCGCTTTTTGAAGAACAGATTCTGGCGGAACTCCATCAGAATATTGAAAGCTATAACACCGACTATCCTGAAGCCTTTGATTATGTGAAGGGATATACCAGAGACAACGCTGTTTCAGCTTATCTGGATCTTCTCAGCGGGGCCAAACAGAAAACTCAAATTCCCATCATTGCTTCAATAAACTGTGTCTCCGACAGTGAATGGGTATCCTTCGCCAAATCGGTGGAGAACGCCGGGGCCGATGCATTGGAGATCAATATCTCCCTGTTGCCCAGTCAGTCGCACAAGAGAAGCGTGGAGTACGAAAAGGTCTATTTTGATGTCCTCGAGAAGGTGGCAGCACTAATTTCTATCCCCATCGCCTTGAAAATGAGCAGATATTCCTCTTCGCTGGCGAATTTGGTTGCACGCCTCAGCTGGACTGGCAAGGTGGCCGGGTTTGTGCTTTTCAACCGCTACTATCGACCCGATTTTGATATTGAAAATCTCACAGTTCGCTCAGCTCCTGTCTTTTCAACCCCTGAAGAACTGGCTACGCCTCTTCGCTGGATAGCCTTGCTGTCCAACAGGGTCGGGCAGGATTTTGCCGCTTCCACCGGGGTGCACGACAGTGCAGGGCTTATCAAGCAGCTGCTGGCTGGGGCAAAGGCCGTTCAGGTTGTGTCGAGCATTTATACTAACGGTGCGCCGCATATTACCGAAATCCTGAAGGGACTCGAAGAGTGGATGGATCGAAAAACCTTCAATACCATCAATGACTTTCGTGGAATGCTAAGCTACCAGGATGACAATGATTCATCTGGACTGCAGAGAATTCAGTTTATGAAAAATTTTGCTGGTATTGAGTAA
- the rsxC gene encoding electron transport complex subunit RsxC, with amino-acid sequence MTTLLTFPKGGIHPPESKELTAAKKIEVMPVPAELEIILSQHIGAPCKPTVEKKAEVGEGAVIGDVVKGLGVPLHSPAAGKIKAISSSVHPLKLNAPSITITVNPEAAPLHYEKKEWRDIDPKELLGKLKDAGVIGIGGAGFPTHVKLSPPSNSPVDTLVVNAAECEPYITADHRQMVEHSAEIIEGCKVILRILGISNCLIGVESNKPNAFQALSETAANTAESDFKIEVRALQVKYPQGSEKQLIQAVTGRKVPGYALPSAVGVVVQNVSTAKAIYDAVVLEKPLYEKVITVSGKGIQRPANLLVKMGTRISDIVDYLGGIKPELKKIVLGGPMMGFAVSSLDIPITKTTSSVLFLSEDEIDTAPHSQCIRCGWCLEACPMGLEPKEIGLFVEANHAEETERFGVFECFECGSCAYVCPAKRPLVQFVRLAKMKAKRK; translated from the coding sequence ATGACCACATTATTGACATTTCCAAAGGGTGGAATACATCCACCGGAATCAAAGGAGCTGACCGCGGCTAAGAAGATCGAGGTCATGCCTGTTCCAGCCGAGCTGGAAATCATTCTGAGCCAGCATATCGGTGCTCCCTGTAAACCCACCGTCGAAAAAAAGGCGGAGGTTGGAGAGGGCGCTGTTATCGGCGATGTTGTCAAGGGCTTGGGCGTGCCCCTGCATTCACCGGCAGCGGGCAAGATCAAGGCTATTTCATCTTCAGTTCATCCGCTGAAACTCAATGCCCCATCAATCACCATCACCGTGAATCCCGAAGCTGCCCCGCTTCACTATGAAAAAAAGGAATGGCGCGATATCGACCCCAAAGAACTGCTGGGAAAGCTCAAGGATGCCGGGGTCATCGGCATCGGTGGGGCGGGCTTTCCGACGCATGTCAAGCTCTCTCCTCCCAGCAATAGTCCGGTGGATACTCTGGTGGTCAACGCGGCGGAGTGTGAGCCCTATATTACGGCGGATCACAGACAGATGGTTGAACATAGTGCTGAAATCATCGAGGGATGTAAGGTCATTTTGCGTATCCTGGGTATCAGCAACTGCCTGATAGGCGTCGAAAGCAACAAACCTAATGCCTTTCAGGCTCTGAGTGAGACTGCCGCAAATACCGCTGAAAGCGATTTCAAGATTGAGGTAAGAGCGCTGCAGGTCAAATATCCCCAGGGATCTGAAAAGCAGCTTATACAGGCAGTAACCGGCCGCAAGGTTCCAGGATACGCCTTGCCCTCGGCAGTAGGGGTTGTTGTGCAAAATGTCTCCACCGCCAAAGCAATCTATGACGCCGTTGTTCTGGAAAAACCGCTTTATGAGAAAGTAATAACAGTTTCCGGTAAAGGGATACAGCGACCGGCTAATCTGTTGGTTAAGATGGGAACCAGGATCTCCGACATAGTCGATTATCTGGGCGGTATTAAGCCAGAGCTGAAAAAGATCGTCCTGGGCGGCCCGATGATGGGTTTTGCCGTTTCAAGCCTCGACATTCCCATCACCAAGACGACCTCTTCAGTACTTTTTCTCTCCGAGGATGAAATAGATACAGCTCCACATTCTCAATGTATCCGCTGCGGTTGGTGTCTCGAGGCCTGTCCGATGGGGCTGGAACCCAAAGAAATCGGTCTTTTTGTCGAGGCAAATCATGCGGAAGAAACGGAGCGATTCGGAGTGTTCGAATGTTTTGAATGCGGATCGTGTGCCTATGTCTGCCCGGCCAAGCGACCTCTGGTGCAATTTGTCCGACTGGCAAAGATGAAGGCCAAAAGGAAATAG
- a CDS encoding RnfABCDGE type electron transport complex subunit D, whose product MIEQQGNLPSAQQGLWKVSISPHIKSDESVEKIMWTVVGCLVPPLILSVFVFGIQVLFITAVSVASCMAVEAVSQKALGRKVTVRDGSAALTGMLIAFVIPPGVSAFLPVLAAIFAIYIGKHILGGLGYNFFNPALLGRAFLLASFPVAMTSAWLPPIEPGAIFSYLGVSIDAVSTATPLAVMKEQGMAAFNERFGEGASLYTSFFLGWRPGSIGETSGFLMLLGGLFLLYKRYITWHIPVSLLGSIAVLTWIFGGEGYFAGDPLLAVLSGGALLGAFFMATDYVTSPSNKISQIVFGVGIGALTVLIRLKGGYPEGICYAILLMNPLSTVLDGWFKQKRFALPQGGEK is encoded by the coding sequence GTGATCGAACAGCAAGGTAACCTGCCATCTGCTCAGCAGGGGTTATGGAAAGTTTCCATTTCCCCGCATATCAAGAGCGATGAGTCGGTTGAAAAAATCATGTGGACTGTGGTGGGCTGTCTGGTACCGCCGCTGATCCTCTCGGTATTTGTCTTTGGTATTCAGGTGTTATTCATCACCGCTGTCTCAGTGGCCAGTTGCATGGCGGTTGAAGCTGTGAGCCAGAAAGCCCTGGGGAGAAAGGTGACCGTCAGGGATGGCAGCGCAGCCCTTACCGGCATGCTTATAGCCTTTGTCATACCTCCTGGTGTCTCCGCTTTTCTGCCGGTTCTTGCCGCCATATTCGCAATCTATATCGGCAAGCACATCCTTGGAGGGCTGGGGTACAACTTCTTTAATCCGGCACTGCTGGGACGAGCATTTCTGTTGGCCTCTTTTCCCGTAGCCATGACCTCGGCCTGGTTGCCGCCGATCGAACCCGGAGCCATTTTCTCCTATCTCGGCGTTTCCATAGACGCCGTCTCCACGGCGACGCCGCTGGCGGTAATGAAAGAGCAGGGTATGGCGGCTTTCAACGAACGATTCGGTGAAGGTGCAAGTCTCTATACCAGCTTTTTCCTGGGCTGGAGACCTGGCTCCATCGGGGAGACCTCAGGTTTCCTGATGCTGCTTGGCGGACTTTTCCTGCTCTATAAAAGATATATAACCTGGCATATTCCTGTTTCCCTGCTGGGCTCCATAGCCGTACTGACCTGGATTTTCGGGGGAGAAGGATACTTTGCCGGCGATCCTCTGCTGGCCGTACTTTCAGGCGGTGCCCTTCTCGGTGCCTTCTTTATGGCCACCGATTATGTCACCAGTCCTTCAAACAAGATATCGCAGATTGTCTTCGGTGTCGGTATCGGCGCTTTGACCGTGCTTATCAGATTGAAAGGCGGATACCCCGAAGGGATCTGTTATGCCATCCTTCTCATGAATCCCCTGTCCACGGTGCTGGACGGCTGGTTTAAACAAAAACGATTTGCTCTGCCGCAGGGAGGTGAGAAATGA